A stretch of DNA from Kwoniella mangroviensis CBS 8507 chromosome 1 map unlocalized Ctg01, whole genome shotgun sequence:
TTACCGCCTAAGGATATTATAGTGAGTGTGGGCAAATGATAAACATGTTACCGGGCAGAATTGCTATCTTCAATTCAAGATTCACACGGTTGAGATATACTTGCATCAGGAATACCAAAACAACGATAGGCAAAGCTAATCATGAAAATGGGATTTCCATAGCATCGTATATATCGAGACGTCCGATTCTCATCCGACAAAACGCCTTACAAACGTAATTTCTCAATGTCAACAAGTAGAGGTGGACGTAAAGGCATATGGGCAGCTTATCAtttatccatctcttccaatgaTAAATCCCTATTGGCAGCTGGGATATGGCAACCTGGTAAAAATGAATTAGCACAAATAcgacatcatctcctcacCGATCCACAGAGATTCAGAGATTGTATTTCCCATCCTGATTTCGTGAGATTATTTGGTGAAGCTAAAGCTGATAAGAAGGGTAGAAGACAGAATGTTTTTGGcaatgatgatcaactcaAAGTTGCTCCCAAGGGAGTCGAGAAGGATCATAAAGATATTGATTTGTTGAAATTGAGGAGTATAGCTGTTGTACATCAGTGAGTGTAACTATCTTTACACCCTTACGAAAGAATGTTCATTCTATACATCAACCCTGAATACTGGACATGATAAATCTTATGGTATATGCGGAGAGgtctgaattgattgaatcACCCGTTGTTAGCTTcacagatgatgaagtcaTTTCTAAAGATTTTCAAGAACAATTATACGATGTTTTAGTAGTAATGCGACCATTTGTCAGATTGTGAGTTGCTCAATTCGCATTACGACTCTTTAAAATGGATGAGTCCGCGTTTTGATATTGACGGATAACGATAAACAGATTGAACGATTATGTTACACTACcacctggaggaggtgatgacgacgacgatcACGAGGcaggagatgaggaagaaggggaagctGAGTAGATTGATATGCTTGCTGATGCGCACAATTGATCAAGCATAAAACCCTCTTGGTGAGAGTCAGCGTGCCATTCGCTTAGGACAGCATTAGTCTCTCTGACATATGGAGATACCTTTGCATCTTGACTGGGTGAAGTGATCGTAGTTACCAAATTTTGACCCTCAATTCGGATCGGATTGATTGTCATGTACAACTACATTATACATGATGCATATACTAGGTACCTTTACTATCCTATATTGTATTACATATGTAAATCCGAAGGATCGGATCACAATCAAGCCTTGACTTTATGTCTAGGTGTCCAAGGTCCCAAACTCGCATCGGCATAGAAATCCATTGGATaatccccttctcccttctcttcattcGTATTTGTGAGTGAAAGACCAGCCCATCCCTTGATTCTACCAGAGGCTACACTAGCCTCGTAAGGACTTAAGAGAGGCCTGGAGAATGCGTAACCccaatcgatcgataatcTAGGACAAGACGTTTGGATAAAGGTTGATATTTCCTCTTGAGAAAATAATGATAATTTCAAAGGTGATAGTTCAGATAAAAGGATTAATAAGGGAGGTATAGAGTTGGCAGGGAGAGTTGAAGTTATTGACTATTGTTTACAatccatcaaaatcagtGTGATCTCCCACTGACTTCAACGAGACTACGAGCATAACATAATCGTACCCACCTTCAAAACGCTCAGACTTCCCTGTCTACCTAATGTACCTAACAACACTGCCCAACTCCCACTTCCTTTCTCGACCAACCCTTTCCTAGCTTCTTTCACGGCGTCGCCTCTTATTCCACGCATCTCAGTATGCTCGTATGTCTCCCTGGTGAATTTCTTGGAGTATGGATCGTACCTGAACGCAGGTACGGATGGGTTCGCTATCATTATGGATTCGAGGTGGAATCGACCGTCTCCTACGTATCTACGAGAGTAAATGGGGTTTCAGTTACCGTTGGAATGGTAaaaaatggaagaaagtcCATTTATCTCGAGGAGAaattgatcactcacatcaaccCATCCACCTCACCCAGTTTCGGAGCTGTACAACCTAGTATCTCACCAGGTGATAAAGGTTTGACCTGTGGTATAGTTATATCATATTTCCCTCTCCATACTCCTATTTCACCTTTTTCGACTTTACTTAACGGCCCATCCTGCTTTTCATTCTCTGTTACTGCATCTTGCTGCTGTTCTTGTAACGGTGACATGGACttttccaaatcatctcgAAGGGATTGGATGGAAGCTATGAATTGGATAGTAGAGACTAAAGCTAATCTCGTCGGTAGTGGTTGTTCTTCTGTCTGTTCCTTCTCGGGAGCGTTTGGTATTTCTGTAGCTGTTGAGGATTTGCTCTGGGCGACTTGGTCTGATTCTTCCAGTTGAATAGGGACTTTCGATCCTGGCTGTGCTGCACCTGCACCCAAGACCAAGCGGTGGAAGGCTTCTcgggaagaagggaaattaCGTCGAACAGATAGGGATAGATGTTTGGTATCGATGGATATTTCAACGAACACGTATAGCGTTTTTAGAGTTGTTTGGGATACAGGAACTATATAGATCATGTCGAATATCGACGATTTGGTCAGTCGGAACGAGAAACAAGTCTTTCATGAGCTTAATTCAACTTACTCAAACATGAATGTCCATAATGTACTATCATCTCTGCACCCATCTCTTTAGCTGTATAATCGTCTATACCTGTTCAATttatcatatatcagctgaatcttATGGAGATACAGGTTTGTCTCTAGTTGCAGATGAAGAAACTGACAACATGCCCCGTAAGTCACATCAGCCAATAACATGGGTAAAGCACCAGTAAATCTATAGATAAAATAGTATCATTAGTAAATGCAAAGCGCATCATACAATATGGAGAGGGCAGTTGTGATACCTACATCTCGATAATATCCGCAATCGCACatccatacatcatcaaacCCTCTGGCATCTGCAATGCAACAGATTTCACACCATCTCGTCGGATATGATGGATAGTCTTGTGTATCTCAAAGTTATAATTTCCCGGTAATCCTACCAAAAGACCCCCCATGTCAGTTATACATACAATCACGACCATGGCGACAAGGCCGAGTATGAAGAAATTCGACTGACCTGCTATAGCAGCATTCAGCTGGGGATCattcagtatatcatccggGATCTGATTCGCAACTCTTCGTATTGGTGTTCTACCCGACGAAGATGAACTACCGGCTTTGGAACTTCCCACGAACCTCTTTCGCGGCTTGGTGGTTGGTTTGGGGTTGATAGGTTTCTCTATACCTTCTACTGCGTCCATCGTGTCTATTTGTGCTTGCCTTAGAATTGTTATAGAATGGAGAGTGCTCTAtaagatggtttggatgttgatgtggtTTAACGCttttttcaactttttcctGGTGGCAAAATGACTTGCGATTGATTAATTTCCCACGGTCGATACTCTTGATTCATCTTGTTGCTTCCCCTTGTTGGGTCGAGTTCAAGTTAAGAGTCAAGTTGTTGCAAAGTGTGTCTCAATCCGTctctcatcacatcaccGATCGGACGAAAGAAGCATTTCAGAGAGATACAACATGGAGAACAACCTAGCTGCCAACACAGCCGCAAGGAAGGAGAGACTGATAGCtttgagaaggaggaaagagggtaaAGATGTGAACGGCGATGCTAATGGAGAATCGTATGTCCACCACCCTCTACTTCTCTTACACTATCAAGGAAGTAATCTCACCAGTGGAGCTATGTCTGCTATGCGATGATAGATCACATTTCGCATTCAAGCAGAGAAATTACGATCCGGAGACACGTACATTAcgaaagagagggaaggaagaggagaatgataacgatgataCGGTTGAGAAGAATGTTGAAGGGCTGGCGgaacagatcatcaaagaggatgaggagaagaggaaagaggaattggtGAGTATTTCTTCGCTTTAATCATATTAGTGGGGGAATGTGGTGAGTCCGGGAAGTAGGAACGGGAATGGAGCTCTCCAATGGTATACAGGATGTCCTctaagaagaggagatagagtTGTCTTAAGCTGGCTTGCACACGGAGAGAAGGGCAACAGATCCACGAGGTATACAGAAAAAGAGGAGTGCGCTGACTATATTACTCTTAAACATCAATTATAGGACCTCTTCAATATCCAACCTAAACGGGCTAATTGGGATTTGAAAAGGGACATGAACAATCGTATGTCAAAATTGGATAGAAAGACGAATGAAGCTATTGCGACTATCTTCAGTGAGTCATCTCATACCATACTATCATATCCCCAAATGATCTATCCATCCTGTCTTTCTATCTAATTTCATATCTACTTGTGAAGAAATATCGTACACCTCGTTTGTCAAGAAGCTAATATTGTATTTGTTACATCTTTAGGACAACGTCTgcagtcgatgaagaagaaccagaaaggtggagaagtggaagttgatttGTTGGCTAGTATGAATGCACAGGAACatgagagggaaggtgagacggatggaagtgatgaagagtaAACAAAGTATAGAAACTGGATATATAGTATCATGTTTGATCAGTGTAATTTATATGTAGATTATAACCACAATCTCTCAACCGAGTTAgtcccatcatcaatatcaaagtATCAACCACGAGCATCAAGAATAAACTGAACTATTGAATATGTTGACTTCATATGATATTCAACCGAGTTGGATCGGGTTGGTTTCTCTTGCATTCATATTATATAAAAAGAACTAGATGATACAAATGCTGGATATATATAGTTTTTTTCTCTTCGGTGAGAGATTACAAGTTGGATTGTATAGTATAAATAAATGCTTACAAGATTATCATTCGTTTACTTGTTTAATTCTATGTTCTTTTCTTTGGTTAAGCCTTCTATTTCCTTCTGAATTTGaatttttgattttgattttttttgATCATTTACCGCGAGCTGGTTAACGTTGGCAGTGGTTCTACTCTTCAAGCAAGAACCTCCATAAAGCTTCTTTGTCCTTGTAATCATGATGGATCAAACTGACCAACCACCATTCGCTCGCTATGCCTTCCAACAATTTACGTGCGGGTGAATGTCTAGGATAAAGCAATGACCATTCTGTCCAAATATCAAATGCTTCTTCCTACGTTGCATAACAATTGTAACATAATCAGCAAGCCAAGTACCAATTCAGTTTTTCTTATGTGcacccaactcaccttccaagcTAAGAAAGATTCAGTCTCAATGATAGTCGATTGAACTATCTCTTGTCCTGGGAAAACACCCCATGTAACTGCGTTGAcagtatcttcttcagtGTTCGTTTTGAAATCTCCCTATAATTCAAAGTAAACGAACATCAATTGGGATGTTCATTGAGACAATAGTGATCACAGTGGAAGGTGACTTCTGCACAACGTGGATGTATATTTAATGAAACagacagctcaccttcttattCCCAGCATAAAAGCTAATCTTACCcccacctctcttctcaaccttctctttcaattttCTGACCTCTTCGGGCTTGACGAAGAACTCCACGAACGATTTCTGGAATACATATCCGCCTCTTGGACCCCAACCATGTATGGCATCTTCGGAATTGATAGCATCCACAGCAGGCTGTGAACCCACAGTCCAGCAGTTCATTTTCGCCGAATTCAATTCCAATAAATACGGTAAGATCGTCAATGACTCGGGGGACAGTGGTAAGTCACAGAATGGAGTGGTAGGTGTCtgaggtgatgatttgaggtACGAAGTGAAGAATTCCGAAAGCTCAGAGAGGGTCGTGGGTGTACCCCATTCTTTCAATGCTTGGGCAGCCTGCAACGTAAAACCACACATTAGTAACGTGGCACATATATATGACAGATACATTCTTGATAGACTGATGAAATGCGAGAATTGCACAGATCTCCTCACTCACGGTAATCTTCAAACCACTTCCCCAACCATCGATCTCACCATAAGCAGGTGATCTCACATCCGTGAATCTACCATTTGGATATTCGTCCCACGAATCTTCTTGACCCTGACCACTATTCGAGGGCGCACCTTGGATGGCAGCTTTCTTGGGAACAGGAGGTAACGAGTGGTGTTGTAAGCCCCATTGGGCGAGTTGACTCGCTTCACTTGGACTAATTGATAATTCCGATATTTGATTGTTATGGTTGGAAGTTGAATGTCCATTGATGGCTATCGCACCGTTGGtgataggttgatcatcttcaattaACCTATTATGTCTCACCAGAGGTGATTTCTCCAACTTCACTGTAGGAGTAGCAGTCCAATTGAGGTTTTCTAATATGGTTCGAACTGATTTCTCCAAGTTTAATGTACAAAAGTGGATTCCGGGGACTAGTCCAGACTCTAAGATCTGTTTGACCATCTTAGTAGCTAATTCAGCTCCATACTTCTTGACGGACGAGTCATCCGATGAAATTGGCAATAAGTCGGAAGAGATTGACTCGGGTACGGGACATTTGGTGAGATTGACTAGTCTtcggaaggaagagaagtttTGAATGGGCATGATACCGGGTATGATTGGTTGTGTGATACCTATCGAGGGTATGGTCATACCGATGATATCAGTACACAACGATATAAACACCTGCAATAAGTATGcgaaaagggatgaaagaaAATATGTGACAAATGTCGGTGgctcaaactcacctttctctctACAAACTTTCACCCAATCCAAAAACCCTTGGACATCGTAAAACAACTGCGTGACGATGAAGTCCGCTCCTGCATCGCATTTCACTTTGAGGTATTCTAAATCCGATTCAAATGATTCGCTATCAGGGTGAGGAGTTGGATATCCAGCTACACCAATACTGAAATAATTCTCATAATTCTTCCTGATGTATCGGACAAGATCATCGGCATGTTGGAAATAATCTGGCTGGGGGTTTGGGTCGGTGGAATATTCCTCAGATCGTGGTGCATCACCCCTTAATGCTAGGATATTTCGGATACCGAGTGATTTGCATTTCTAACAGGTTATTTGAGACAACGTATCGTAAGCACACATATGAGATACAGCTTGTGCGTAATTAAGCAGGAATGATATGCCATTCGCTCACCTCCAAAGCCTGAtcgactttctctttcgGCATGTTCGTACATGTCAAATGCAATATAACTTCCAGACCCAGCTTGGTGATGTGTTCAGCTAGTTCCAAGGATTTATCCGCTGTTGAGCCTCCAGCTCCCCAAGTGACTGATACCGCCAAAGGTGAAGGGAGAGGAGCAGAAGCCAATCTCTGAATACGATCGAGCAAATTGACCAGACCTGCTTCCGTCCTTGGTGGGAAGAACTCGAAGGTGTGGAATGGACCTTTCCGATCTTCCAGAAGAGAGGTGATCTTTGGCATGATGGGAAGTATATGATTGTTGTGAGAGGTGCTATTGACTGACTGCGAGTGATGTGAAGAGTGAAAGATTATGGTGATTTAAGGTGGTAGTGTATTGTGTTGTGGTCGTATTTTCGAGCAAAACTCGGATCTCGCCATACTTCGTCCCAAGCTtaatttgattccgtttTCCGACGGCAATAAAGCCAATTACGTAGCATCGGATCGAAGCGAACCAAGTAAATAAATAAAAAACcccatcttcagctggaATAAATATCGGaatttcactttctcacTTCACAACATGCCTGTATCAATAGACCCATCATGATCGCCATGAAATAGAAAGTGTGTATAGCAACAACATAGAACAGTAGAATGATAACAATGGAAAAATCGAATTAGTTTGGGACATACGGGCTCTTGCAATCATCAAGTAGTATTGAGAAACGAGAAACGATGGATTGGTTAAACAGGATACGACTCCTGGCTATACCGACTCTGTGTGCTTTTTTGAGTTTCGTATTCGTAGTGATCAGGCCTTGGTCTAAGATTGCCGGGCAGTGGGTCTCATTCGTGCCAGGTAGCATCATCGAGGTACTGATGCCTGCTGTCTGCTCGCAGGTGGGCGTTTCTTGTGTATACTTCGAACctcattttcttcttccctagAGGTAAGATAAGCGTACAGCTAGAAGCAACTGGTGAGCTGCCGTACCAGGTCTCCATGGGATACTcatgatagctgacttacatcTGCCCTTTCAGTTCTCGGTACGATAGGGGGTATACTTGGGATTGTATGGGCTACGGCGACCTTGGCAGTTGCTGCATGGTGCGGAAGGAGGTATGGGGCAGATTCAGCTGAGAGCCGAGCCATTCTCGCACTGGGTCTTGCGTTACTAGCATTGATCGGTAAGCTTGTACCACCTTATCTTTGGTGGAAAAAATCCTGATGCTAATCTTGATGTATAGTCGGATTTATACGTAGTAAATCCCGTCGACTGAATGTTTTCTCCAAAATCGCGATTTTCTTTCCTATCTTCTCGCTGACTAGTCAACAGTCCATAACGCACGTGAGTGTATTCTGGGACTAGGCTTGTAATATGGATATCATTACTCATTGTTCTCTTCTCTACCATTCAGCTTACAGCAGCCCATTTCCTACAACAATTCTATGTGGTGATATTTTCGGCTATCTTCGCTTTACTTCCCACTCTTCTATTGGcacctcatcaatcccaCAATCAAATCGGCGTACAGATCGATAACACAGTGAAAACGATATGTTCACTGCTTCCCTTATCTATATCAAACTTGTTAGATGTAGACCATCCACTCACGCATCAACATGACAGGCGCAACAAGATCGAAAATGGCTCAGGTAATTATACCTTAGAAGCTCAGACTCAACCATCAGAGACACCTAATCAAGACAAACTCGCCAAGCAGTTGAAAGGTATCGTAGCAAATCTGCATATATCCAGTGCATCGTACATTAGGGATAGTAGACTACTGGAACGACAATCGACGTCTTTACTGGCAGTCATTAAATCACTGCAGAAACTTCAGAGAAACCCATTACTCGGTCAGACAAGTCATGCACCTGGGGAACGTATACAGGCCGCTCTTCACAAATCTTTCCCGCCTTCGAGACCGAGTAGCGTAGCTGGCGGTACACCCAAACATCGTCGATCGTTGAGTTTCAGTCGACATCGATCTCGAGCGTCAGTATCATCAGAGAGAGAAGCACCGGGTGGTGATACATGGCCCAAACACAAGTTACGGCATCTTACTAGCAACTATAGTAGGCCTTCGGACTTACATAGGAGTATACCGCTCAACACTCGACCTGATCTGAAGGACGCAAGTCAGCATCTTGTACAAGTTATCGTAGAATCACTTCAAGTTGTGAATGTCACTCTCGCAGAGAAGTTTCACTGGCCGGGTCCAAATAAGGTGGAGGATGCGAAAACGAGGGAAGAGTTGTTCGATGCTAGGGTCAATCTGGAAGATGTGCTCACCGACGTTCAGAGAGCTTTAGGTACTCTTTTGAGCGGAACGGAGAAAGGTCTGAATAATAGAGGAGGAATTGATGATCTGCGACATACCCAATCGACCTCTTCTGAATCGCCTCTGACACCAAGTCCGATAAACCCACATGTATCCTTCTCGGAATCGACAGACGTGACAAATTTATTGAAGAACAAAGATAGGTTCAGACTGGCTTTTTACATGACTGCTCTCTTAGATCTGGCTCGAGATGTTCATGGACTCACAAACACGGTCATTGGAATGGGACCCAGGGAGATCACACCTTTTAGCTGGATCGCAGTTTTCAGACTGGGATGGATGAGACATGataaggatgaagatgatgagaatgcaCAGGATGGCCAGCCTCCCAGTAAGTCCAATGGAGACGGTCTAGCAAAGTGTTATTTGGTCATCTAGGctgatcaaggatgattggTCTCGTACAGACGAAACTGATTTagtgatggaagaagaacagcCCAAGGACGAAACGAAAGAATATCAAGACATGGATTTCGTAACTGCGACCTTGCATCATCGGCGATCACCTGTCACCGAACATGGAGACATGAGAGATAGCATATGTAGATTTTGGAGAAGAGGGTGGGATCAGCATGGTGTCGTCAGAGGTAAGTATCCAATCTCTTCCCCCACATACACTCTTATATTAATCATCAGAACAGCTCGAATCATGGTGTCTCGGTTCTTCCATCAGCTCAAACACTCAAGACATGTACTCTTCTCCCTCAAGATGGGTCTGGGAATCTCACTCCTCTCCGTACCTGCCTTTCTACCTTCTGGTCATGCTGGAAGAAAGTGGTATGATACCTCTCGTGGAGGATGGATGGTAGTCTCTTACATGTTCGTTTTGGAAGATACTACGGGAGCAATTCTCAAAGTTGGGTTCTTGAGGGGACTAGGATGTCTGATCGGAGCTGTCGTGGGATACGTTGTGAGTGATTCGTCCATCTAGCCATTGCCAGTGATCCGCAATTCTCGTAATCTTCCGTCTATTGTTTCCATAAGCCTACCATGTTCATTTATGCTAATGATATGGCATCACTGCACAGTGCGCAATAA
This window harbors:
- a CDS encoding diphthamide biosynthesis protein 1; this translates as MDAVEGIEKPINPKPTTKPRKRFVGSSKAGSSSSSGRTPIRRVANQIPDDILNDPQLNAAIAGLPGNYNFEIHKTIHHIRRDGVKSVALQMPEGLMMYGCAIADIIEIFTGALPMLLADVTYGACCIDDYTAKEMGAEMIVHYGHSCLIPVSQTTLKTLYVFVEISIDTKHLSLSVRRNFPSSREAFHRLVLGAGAAQPGSKVPIQLEESDQVAQSKSSTATEIPNAPEKEQTEEQPLPTRLALVSTIQFIASIQSLRDDLEKSMSPLQEQQQDAVTENEKQDGPLSKVEKGEIGVWRGKYDITIPQVKPLSPGEILGCTAPKLGEVDGLIYVGDGRFHLESIMIANPSVPAFRYDPYSKKFTRETYEHTEMRGIRGDAVKEARKGLVEKGSGSWAVLLGTLGRQGSLSVLKSITSTLPANSIPPLLILLSELSPLKLSLFSQEEISTFIQTSCPRLSIDWGYAFSRPLLSPYEASVASGRIKGWAGLSLTNTNEEKGEGDYPMDFYADASLGPWTPRHKVKA
- a CDS encoding methylenetetrahydrofolate reductase gives rise to the protein MPKITSLLEDRKGPFHTFEFFPPRTEAGLVNLLDRIQRLASAPLPSPLAVSVTWGAGGSTADKSLELAEHITKLGLEVILHLTCTNMPKEKVDQALEKCKSLGIRNILALRGDAPRSEEYSTDPNPQPDYFQHADDLVRYIRKNYENYFSIGVAGYPTPHPDSESFESDLEYLKVKCDAGADFIVTQLFYDVQGFLDWVKVCREKGITQPIIPGIMPIQNFSSFRRLVNLTKCPVPESISSDLLPISSDDSSVKKYGAELATKMVKQILESGLVPGIHFCTLNLEKSVRTILENLNWTATPTVKLEKSPLVRHNRLIEDDQPITNGAIAINGHSTSNHNNQISELSISPSEASQLAQWGLQHHSLPPVPKKAAIQGAPSNSGQGQEDSWDEYPNGRFTDVRSPAYGEIDGWGSGLKITAAQALKEWGTPTTLSELSEFFTSYLKSSPQTPTTPFCDLPLSPESLTILPYLLELNSAKMNCWTVGSQPAVDAINSEDAIHGWGPRGGYVFQKSFVEFFVKPEEVRKLKEKVEKRGGGKISFYAGNKKGDFKTNTEEDTVNAVTWGVFPGQEIVQSTIIETESFLAWKEEAFDIWTEWSLLYPRHSPARKLLEGIASEWWLVSLIHHDYKDKEALWRFLLEE